A part of Brachybacterium faecium DSM 4810 genomic DNA contains:
- a CDS encoding succinate semialdehyde dehydrogenase (PFAM: Aldehyde dehydrogenase family~TIGRFAM: succinate-semialdehyde dehydrogenase) translates to MTHKDEQELLDRVPEELFIDGRWRAAEDGETLDVHDPATGQVIRTIASASSGDAQSAMDAAADAFPDWSRTPARERGELLRRAFDLLTERAEEFALLMTLEMGKPLAESRGEVTYGGEFLRWFSEEAARVQGRYGAVPEGTGRMIVSQHPVGPCYLITPWNFPLAMATRKIAPALAAGCTVVIKPAQLTPLTTLHFVQLLEEAGLPRGVVNVVTSRSSSTVSAPILADPRLRKLSFTGSTEVGTTLLSQAAPGVLRTSMELGGNAPFLVFEDADLDEAVEGAIAAKFRNIGQACTAANRFIVHRSLAEEFARRVTERVTGFGMGRGTEEGVTIGPLIDQDAVDKAQRLVSDALERGAHLTTGGSSVDGEGTFFEATVLSDVREGSDLLREEIFGPVLAIVPFDTEEEAVALANGTEYGLVSYVYTQDLARGQRMIELLESGMLGLNVGVVSNAAAPFGGWKMSGLGREGGAEGLHEYLETKYTLTPNPF, encoded by the coding sequence GGTGATCCGCACGATCGCCTCCGCCTCGAGCGGCGACGCGCAGAGCGCGATGGATGCGGCGGCCGACGCCTTCCCCGACTGGTCCCGCACCCCGGCGCGCGAGCGCGGCGAGCTGCTGCGGCGGGCGTTCGACCTGCTCACCGAGCGGGCCGAGGAGTTCGCGCTGCTGATGACCCTCGAGATGGGCAAGCCGCTGGCCGAGTCGCGCGGCGAGGTGACCTACGGCGGGGAGTTCCTGCGCTGGTTCAGCGAGGAGGCGGCCCGCGTGCAGGGCCGGTACGGGGCGGTCCCCGAGGGCACCGGGCGCATGATCGTCTCCCAGCACCCCGTCGGCCCGTGCTACCTCATCACCCCGTGGAACTTCCCGCTGGCCATGGCGACCCGCAAGATCGCCCCGGCGCTCGCGGCCGGCTGCACCGTGGTGATCAAGCCCGCACAGCTCACGCCGCTGACCACCCTGCACTTCGTCCAGCTGCTGGAGGAGGCGGGCCTGCCCCGCGGTGTGGTCAACGTGGTCACCTCCCGCTCCTCGAGCACCGTCTCGGCACCGATCCTCGCCGATCCGCGGCTGCGGAAGCTCTCCTTCACCGGCTCCACCGAGGTCGGGACGACGCTGCTGTCCCAGGCGGCGCCGGGCGTGCTGCGCACCTCGATGGAGCTGGGCGGCAACGCCCCCTTCCTCGTGTTCGAGGATGCGGATCTCGACGAGGCGGTCGAGGGCGCGATCGCGGCGAAGTTCCGCAACATCGGCCAGGCCTGCACCGCCGCGAACCGCTTCATCGTGCACCGCTCGCTGGCGGAGGAGTTCGCGCGCCGCGTCACCGAGCGCGTCACGGGCTTCGGCATGGGCCGCGGCACCGAGGAGGGCGTCACCATCGGCCCGCTCATCGACCAGGACGCCGTGGACAAGGCGCAGCGCCTGGTCTCCGATGCCCTCGAGCGGGGCGCGCACCTGACCACCGGCGGGTCTAGCGTGGACGGGGAGGGCACCTTCTTCGAGGCGACCGTGCTCTCCGACGTGCGCGAGGGCAGCGACCTGCTGCGCGAGGAGATCTTCGGCCCCGTGCTCGCGATCGTCCCCTTCGACACCGAGGAGGAGGCCGTCGCTCTCGCCAACGGCACCGAGTACGGGCTGGTCTCCTACGTGTACACGCAGGATCTCGCCCGCGGGCAGCGCATGATCGAGCTGCTCGAATCCGGGATGCTCGGCCTGAACGTCGGCGTGGTCTCCAACGCCGCGGCCCCCTTCGGCGGGTGGAAGATGTCCGGCCTGGGCCGTGAGGGCGGCGCCGAGGGCCTCCACGAGTACCTCGAGACGAAGTACACCCTCACCCCGAACCCCTTCTGA